In Zobellia roscoffensis, the following are encoded in one genomic region:
- a CDS encoding glycine--tRNA ligase, which produces MAKQEDDFKKVISHAKEYGYVFQSSEIYDGLSAVYDYAQNGSELKKNIREYWWKAMVQLNDNIVGIDAAIFMHPTTWKASGHVDAFSDPLIDNKDSKKRYRADVLVEDHVAKIENKIEKEVTKAAKRFGDKFDKEQFLATNQRVVDYQEQATSILKRLGKSLEKEDLADVKKLIEELDISCPMSGSKNWTEVKQFNLMFGTKLGATAESAMDLYLRPETAQGIFVNFLNVQKTGRMKIPFGIAQTGKAFRNEIVARQFIFRMREFEQMEMQYFIKPGTQQEWYEKWKENRMKWHLSLGLGEENYRFHDHEKLAHYADAAADIEFRFPFGFKELEGIHSRTDFDLSSHEKFSSKKLQYFDPETRESYVPYVLETSIGLDRMFLAVFSNSLRDEELENGTVRTVLKLPAVLAPTKAAIFPLVKKDGLPEIAHKIIDELKWDFNVVYDEKDAVGRRYRRQDANGTPFCITVDHQTVEDNTVTIRHRDSMEQERVAISDLKGIIHQAVDMKGWLMKMQEQEV; this is translated from the coding sequence ATGGCAAAACAAGAAGACGATTTTAAGAAGGTAATTTCTCATGCAAAGGAATATGGTTACGTATTCCAATCTAGTGAAATATATGATGGATTAAGTGCCGTTTATGACTACGCACAGAATGGTTCAGAACTCAAAAAGAATATACGAGAGTACTGGTGGAAAGCCATGGTTCAGCTCAATGATAATATTGTTGGGATTGATGCTGCAATTTTCATGCATCCTACGACTTGGAAAGCTTCAGGTCATGTAGATGCGTTTAGTGATCCCCTAATAGATAATAAGGATTCTAAAAAGAGATACCGTGCAGATGTGCTTGTTGAAGATCACGTTGCCAAAATCGAAAATAAAATTGAAAAAGAGGTAACCAAAGCAGCCAAGCGTTTTGGGGATAAGTTTGATAAAGAGCAGTTCTTGGCTACTAACCAAAGAGTTGTGGATTATCAAGAGCAGGCAACGTCTATTCTAAAAAGGTTAGGTAAATCTTTGGAAAAAGAAGACTTAGCGGACGTTAAAAAGTTGATTGAAGAGTTAGATATTTCTTGTCCTATGTCCGGTTCTAAGAATTGGACGGAAGTAAAACAGTTCAATCTTATGTTCGGTACAAAATTGGGAGCTACGGCAGAAAGTGCCATGGACCTTTATTTACGTCCAGAAACAGCACAAGGTATTTTCGTTAACTTCTTGAATGTTCAGAAAACCGGTAGAATGAAGATTCCTTTTGGAATAGCCCAAACTGGGAAAGCATTCCGAAACGAAATAGTAGCACGCCAGTTCATTTTTAGAATGCGTGAGTTCGAACAAATGGAAATGCAATATTTCATTAAACCGGGAACACAGCAAGAATGGTATGAAAAATGGAAAGAGAACCGTATGAAATGGCATCTTTCTTTAGGTCTTGGCGAAGAGAACTATCGTTTTCATGATCATGAGAAACTAGCGCATTATGCTGATGCTGCCGCAGATATAGAGTTCCGTTTTCCTTTTGGGTTCAAAGAACTAGAAGGCATACATTCTCGAACCGATTTTGACTTATCGAGTCATGAGAAATTTTCGAGTAAAAAACTACAATATTTTGATCCTGAAACTAGAGAGAGTTATGTGCCTTATGTACTAGAGACTTCAATAGGTTTGGATCGTATGTTCTTAGCTGTTTTTTCTAACTCATTAAGAGATGAGGAATTAGAAAACGGTACGGTCAGAACAGTTTTAAAGTTACCTGCTGTATTGGCACCTACTAAGGCTGCAATATTTCCATTGGTAAAAAAAGATGGTCTTCCTGAAATTGCACATAAAATTATAGATGAACTTAAGTGGGACTTTAATGTGGTTTATGATGAGAAAGATGCTGTAGGACGCCGGTATAGAAGACAAGATGCCAATGGTACTCCATTCTGTATTACTGTTGATCATCAAACTGTAGAGGATAATACAGTAACCATTCGCCATAGAGATTCTATGGAGCAAGAAAGGGTTGCTATTTCTGATTTAAAAGGGATTATTCATCAAGCGGTTGATATGAAGGGTTGGTTAATGAAAATGCAGGAGCAAGAAGTCTAG
- a CDS encoding TonB-dependent receptor family protein, translating to MKPIFFLLLSIFFAQSIKAQNPTQKDSITMLEEVILTDTILSKHATGIVPSSIVDIKSFQNYSPVDMVSAINEIPGVFVLSGALNTNKITIRGIGARAQYGTDKLNLYYNEIPLTNGTGTSTIEAYDLENLEGIEVIKGPKGTAYGTGLGGAIILRSPENTNEASKVKNNFTMGSYGLKKNNLRFTHSDSKLSLKVSYGHMETDGYRENNKFERDGILINTSYQINPKNKISFLLNHIDYFAQIPSSISKSAIEDDPEQAAFTWRSSQGFEDNNYTLAGFSYLHKFSSTLENTTSIFYTYLDHYEPRPFNILDEITNGYGFRTRFLGSFNFLQKKAEYTFGAELYKDEYNWGTFENLYQNNNGNGSLLGNQLSNNKEFRRKFNGFGSFTLPLSDKFTAQIGLNINKTHYDFRDKFNSGANNKNAKRNFDVIALPSLSLNYDFDQNYKVYANISRGFSNPSLERSLTPEGVINPDIAQETGINYELGGQLYFFKRKFHLDMAVYRMDIKNLLVDQRIGEDQYVGKNAGSTKHQGLDLALSYTTPISSWLKIRPFINYTLSDFSFVEFIDGDNDFSGNPLTGVPKHRFNSGLQMQTGNGLYWNTSHQYVDGISLTDANTLYSDSFNVWNTKIGYKKQVFERFNFGLNFGVNNIFDAVYAQSVLINATGFGGSEPRYFYPGNGRNWYSGFSLGIKI from the coding sequence ATGAAACCCATTTTTTTTCTTTTATTATCTATTTTTTTTGCGCAAAGCATAAAAGCCCAAAATCCAACTCAAAAAGATAGTATAACCATGTTAGAAGAAGTAATTCTAACAGACACTATCCTATCAAAACATGCTACAGGCATTGTACCCTCTTCAATAGTTGACATAAAAAGTTTTCAAAATTATAGCCCGGTAGATATGGTATCTGCTATTAATGAAATACCGGGGGTATTTGTTCTATCAGGCGCCTTAAACACTAATAAAATTACGATAAGAGGTATTGGCGCCCGCGCTCAATATGGAACGGACAAGCTTAATCTTTACTATAACGAGATTCCCCTGACCAATGGTACAGGAACTTCTACTATTGAAGCTTACGACTTGGAAAATCTAGAAGGCATAGAAGTAATAAAAGGCCCCAAAGGAACTGCCTACGGCACAGGACTTGGTGGCGCCATCATTTTACGCTCCCCAGAGAATACAAATGAAGCATCTAAAGTTAAAAACAATTTTACCATGGGATCTTATGGGCTAAAAAAGAACAATCTCAGGTTCACCCATTCAGATTCAAAACTTTCCTTAAAAGTTAGTTATGGGCATATGGAAACGGATGGGTATCGGGAGAATAATAAGTTTGAACGCGATGGAATTCTAATTAACACCTCATACCAAATCAACCCTAAAAACAAAATTTCATTTTTATTGAACCATATTGATTACTTTGCTCAAATACCAAGCTCCATAAGTAAGTCTGCCATTGAGGATGACCCAGAACAAGCAGCCTTTACATGGAGGTCTTCCCAAGGTTTTGAGGATAATAATTATACTCTGGCAGGATTTTCATACCTCCATAAATTCAGCTCTACATTAGAAAATACAACAAGCATTTTCTACACCTATCTTGACCATTACGAACCCAGGCCGTTTAATATTTTGGATGAAATTACCAATGGCTATGGTTTTAGAACACGCTTTCTAGGAAGTTTTAATTTTCTACAAAAAAAAGCGGAGTACACTTTTGGAGCCGAACTATATAAAGACGAATACAATTGGGGCACGTTTGAAAACTTATACCAAAACAACAATGGCAACGGTAGTTTATTGGGAAACCAACTAAGTAACAATAAAGAATTCCGTAGAAAATTCAACGGGTTTGGCTCATTTACGCTACCCTTAAGTGATAAATTCACTGCTCAAATTGGACTTAACATCAATAAAACGCATTACGATTTTAGGGATAAATTCAATTCGGGCGCCAACAACAAAAATGCAAAACGAAACTTTGATGTCATTGCCCTTCCTAGTCTAAGCCTCAACTATGACTTTGACCAGAATTATAAAGTTTACGCCAATATAAGCCGTGGTTTCTCTAATCCAAGCCTGGAAAGGTCTTTGACACCAGAGGGAGTAATTAATCCGGACATTGCGCAAGAAACAGGTATCAACTACGAACTAGGAGGCCAACTTTATTTTTTCAAAAGAAAATTTCATTTAGATATGGCCGTTTACCGCATGGACATTAAAAACCTATTGGTAGACCAACGTATTGGCGAAGATCAGTATGTTGGAAAAAATGCGGGAAGCACCAAACACCAAGGCCTAGACTTAGCACTGAGCTATACTACCCCTATATCTTCTTGGCTTAAAATACGACCGTTTATTAATTATACTTTAAGTGATTTTAGCTTTGTAGAATTTATTGACGGAGACAATGATTTCTCTGGAAACCCTTTGACCGGCGTACCTAAGCACCGCTTTAATTCGGGACTGCAAATGCAAACAGGTAATGGACTTTACTGGAACACCTCCCATCAATATGTTGATGGAATTTCCTTAACAGATGCCAATACATTATACAGTGATTCTTTTAACGTATGGAACACGAAAATAGGATACAAAAAACAGGTTTTCGAACGATTTAATTTTGGATTGAACTTTGGTGTCAATAATATTTTTGATGCCGTGTACGCTCAATCCGTACTCATCAATGCCACAGGGTTTGGTGGCAGTGAACCTCGATATTTTTATCCCGGTAACGGAAGAAATTGGTATAGCGGTTTTAGTCTAGGGATTAAAATCTAG
- a CDS encoding ComF family protein, protein MLTNILNDINSVLAPRVCFGCNVHLNRGEKLICTICRNDLPLTDYTFNDENPVDRIFFGRINIKKASSMLFFSENGIVRELIHHLKYKNQEEVGTFLGDWYGQILKENKELLHTIDVIIPVPLHKKKLRQRGYNQVSSFAQRLAFHLNTDYSDTFLIKTANTKTQTKKGRIGRWQNIKDLYILSDPNAIKDKNILLVDDVITTGATMEICASVLAQAPNTTIYITSMAVVP, encoded by the coding sequence ATGTTAACAAATATACTAAATGATATCAATTCGGTCTTAGCACCAAGGGTCTGTTTTGGATGTAATGTTCATTTAAACAGAGGAGAGAAACTCATCTGTACCATTTGCCGAAACGATTTGCCACTTACCGATTATACTTTTAACGACGAAAACCCTGTTGACCGTATATTTTTTGGCAGAATTAACATAAAAAAAGCAAGTTCAATGCTTTTTTTCTCCGAAAACGGGATTGTTAGAGAGCTTATTCACCATTTAAAATATAAAAACCAAGAAGAAGTTGGCACCTTTTTAGGCGATTGGTATGGACAGATTTTAAAAGAAAACAAAGAACTTCTCCATACTATAGACGTTATAATCCCAGTACCATTACACAAGAAAAAGCTTAGACAACGCGGATACAACCAGGTTTCCTCCTTTGCCCAACGTCTAGCCTTTCACCTAAACACAGATTACTCAGATACTTTTCTCATTAAAACTGCAAATACAAAGACACAGACCAAAAAGGGAAGAATAGGAAGATGGCAAAATATTAAAGACCTCTATATTTTGTCTGACCCCAACGCTATAAAAGACAAAAATATTCTCCTTGTAGATGATGTTATTACAACAGGAGCAACTATGGAAATTTGTGCCAGCGTCCTAGCTCAAGCACCAAATACTACCATTTACATTACCAGTATGGCCGTGGTGCCATAA
- the panD gene encoding aspartate 1-decarboxylase yields the protein MQIEVVKSKIHRVKVTGADLNYIGSITIDEDLMDAANIIRGEKVQIVNNNNGERLETYAIPGPRNSGEITLNGAAARKVAVGDILILITYGRMDIEEAKTFNPSLVFPNEQTNLLT from the coding sequence ATGCAAATAGAAGTTGTAAAGTCCAAGATTCACCGTGTAAAAGTCACTGGAGCCGATTTAAATTATATTGGCAGTATAACCATTGATGAAGATTTAATGGATGCAGCCAATATTATAAGAGGCGAAAAAGTACAAATTGTAAATAACAATAATGGTGAACGGTTAGAAACCTATGCCATTCCAGGACCAAGAAATAGTGGTGAAATTACTTTAAATGGTGCAGCAGCCAGAAAAGTAGCCGTAGGCGATATCCTTATTTTGATTACTTATGGCAGAATGGATATTGAAGAAGCTAAAACATTCAACCCTTCGTTAGTATTTCCTAATGAGCAAACCAATTTGCTAACATAG
- a CDS encoding NADP(H)-dependent aldo-keto reductase — translation MKNTTLPYTDIEVSKICLGTMTWGKQNTEAEGHEQMDFALENGVNFFDTAELYPVPAHPDRHSDTEKIIGTWFKKNGNRDKVVLGTKIAGKAEFTKFIRTTGFSPDSIRSAVEGSLGRLQTDYIDLYQLHWPERNTNYFGKRGYKHDISDHWKDNIHQVLETMRDLIREGKIRHVGISNETPWGTMRFLTESKVHASLPRAITIQNPYSLLNRQFEVGLSEISLREKIGLLAYSPMGFGTLSGKYLGGMKPATGRITLFPNYSRYSSDAAVNATEQYHDLAQKHGLSMAQMALAFVNTRPFVTSTIIGATSMKQLQENIESVDLKLSEEVLEGIEAIHNSIPNPAP, via the coding sequence ATGAAAAATACTACCCTACCCTACACTGATATTGAAGTCAGTAAAATTTGCCTTGGTACAATGACCTGGGGCAAACAGAATACGGAAGCAGAAGGCCATGAGCAGATGGATTTTGCCCTTGAGAATGGTGTTAATTTTTTTGATACAGCAGAATTGTATCCTGTTCCTGCCCATCCAGACCGTCATTCAGACACAGAAAAGATTATTGGAACTTGGTTCAAGAAAAACGGTAACCGTGATAAAGTTGTACTCGGAACTAAGATTGCCGGTAAGGCAGAGTTTACCAAGTTTATTAGAACTACAGGTTTTTCACCGGATTCCATTCGTTCTGCTGTTGAGGGAAGTTTAGGTCGCCTTCAGACAGATTATATTGATCTATACCAATTGCATTGGCCAGAAAGAAATACTAATTACTTTGGCAAAAGAGGGTATAAGCACGACATCTCTGATCATTGGAAAGATAACATTCACCAAGTCTTAGAAACCATGCGAGATTTAATTCGTGAAGGGAAGATTAGACATGTGGGTATATCTAATGAAACGCCATGGGGAACTATGCGTTTTCTAACGGAAAGTAAAGTGCATGCTAGCTTGCCCCGAGCAATAACAATTCAGAATCCATATAGTCTTTTGAACCGCCAATTTGAGGTTGGTCTTTCAGAAATTTCATTACGTGAAAAAATAGGTCTTCTGGCATATTCACCAATGGGTTTTGGAACTTTGTCCGGAAAATATTTAGGAGGTATGAAGCCTGCAACTGGTAGAATTACTCTATTTCCTAATTACAGTAGGTATAGTAGTGACGCAGCTGTTAACGCAACCGAACAATATCATGATTTAGCCCAGAAACATGGGCTTTCTATGGCGCAAATGGCCCTCGCTTTTGTGAATACTAGACCGTTTGTAACCAGTACTATTATTGGAGCTACTTCAATGAAACAATTGCAGGAAAATATTGAAAGTGTAGATTTAAAATTAAGTGAAGAAGTGCTTGAGGGTATTGAGGCAATACACAATTCTATTCCTAATCCTGCGCCATAA
- a CDS encoding exodeoxyribonuclease III produces MKVVSYNVNGIRAAINKGFLEWLQTVGPDVVCLQEIKAMEEQLDLTLFEEAGYKYNYWFSAQKKGYSGTAILSKKQPDIIQKGTGIDYMDFEGRNIRADFGDVSIMSMYLPSGTNLARLDHKLMYMADFQKYADDLRKTRPNLIVLGDYNICHEAIDIHDPVRNKNVSGFLPVEREWIGDFMESGFIDSFRHFNKEPDNYTWWSYRANARNNNKGWRLDYAMVAEPLRDRLKRSVILSEAKHSDHCPILVEIDTP; encoded by the coding sequence GTGAAGGTAGTCTCATATAATGTAAATGGCATCCGTGCCGCAATTAATAAGGGTTTTTTAGAGTGGTTACAAACGGTTGGTCCAGATGTAGTTTGTCTTCAGGAGATAAAGGCAATGGAAGAGCAGTTAGATCTAACTCTATTTGAGGAAGCGGGCTATAAATATAATTATTGGTTTAGCGCTCAAAAGAAAGGGTATAGTGGTACAGCTATTCTATCAAAAAAACAACCGGATATCATTCAAAAAGGAACGGGAATTGATTATATGGATTTTGAAGGTCGAAATATCAGGGCAGATTTTGGCGATGTTTCAATCATGAGCATGTACTTGCCCTCGGGCACTAATTTAGCTCGGTTGGATCATAAGCTGATGTATATGGCGGATTTTCAAAAGTATGCTGACGACCTTAGAAAAACACGGCCTAACCTAATTGTTTTAGGGGATTACAACATTTGTCATGAAGCTATAGATATCCATGACCCCGTGCGTAATAAGAATGTTTCCGGGTTTTTACCTGTTGAACGTGAGTGGATAGGTGACTTTATGGAAAGCGGATTTATTGATAGCTTTCGTCATTTCAACAAAGAACCAGACAACTATACATGGTGGAGTTACCGAGCCAATGCCAGAAATAATAATAAGGGATGGCGTTTGGATTACGCTATGGTTGCAGAACCGCTAAGAGATAGGTTGAAAAGGTCAGTGATTTTGTCCGAAGCAAAACATAGTGATCATTGCCCTATTTTAGTTGAAATTGATACGCCTTAA
- the radA gene encoding DNA repair protein RadA: MAKTKTAFFCQNCGTQYAKWVGQCSACKEWNTVVEEVVQKEEKTSWKASTTPLKKIAKPLRVNEISTDKELRLNTFDLEFNRVLGGGLVPGALVLLGGEPGVGKSTLLLQIALKLPYKTLYVSGEESQKQIKMRADRIHPNSETCFILTETKTQNIFKQIESTEPDIVVIDSIQTLHSDYIESAAGSISQIRECTAELIKFAKETNTPVILIGHITKDGSIAGPKILEHMVDTVLQFEGDRNYVYRILRSLKNRFGSTAELGIYEMQGSGLRQVNNPSEILISKNDEGLSGTAIASTVEGMRPLMIEIQALVSTAVYGTPQRSTTGYNAKRLNMLLAVLEKRAGFKLGAKDVFLNITGGISVDDPAIDLAVIAAILSSNEDIPIEKGVCFAAEVGLAGEIRPVQRVDQRISEAEKLGFTSIYVSKNNKITLKNSKIEVHLVAKIEDMVSTLFG, encoded by the coding sequence ATGGCCAAAACAAAAACAGCTTTTTTCTGCCAAAACTGTGGTACTCAATACGCCAAATGGGTAGGGCAATGTTCCGCTTGTAAAGAATGGAACACTGTAGTTGAAGAGGTTGTTCAAAAGGAAGAAAAAACAAGCTGGAAGGCCAGTACAACTCCCCTAAAAAAAATAGCGAAGCCCTTACGTGTTAATGAAATCAGCACGGATAAAGAGCTAAGATTAAATACTTTTGATTTGGAATTTAACCGAGTTCTTGGTGGCGGGCTTGTACCTGGCGCATTAGTACTTCTTGGAGGAGAGCCTGGTGTAGGCAAGAGTACTTTGCTCTTACAGATTGCCTTAAAACTTCCATATAAAACCCTATACGTTTCAGGGGAAGAGAGTCAAAAGCAGATTAAAATGCGGGCGGATAGAATTCATCCGAATAGCGAAACTTGCTTTATCCTTACAGAAACCAAGACACAGAATATCTTTAAACAAATAGAATCTACAGAACCAGATATTGTTGTTATCGATTCAATTCAAACATTACATTCGGATTATATAGAATCTGCTGCCGGGAGTATTTCTCAAATTCGAGAATGCACCGCAGAACTTATCAAATTTGCCAAAGAAACAAATACACCTGTTATTCTAATTGGCCATATTACCAAAGATGGTTCCATAGCCGGACCAAAAATATTGGAACATATGGTTGATACGGTTTTGCAGTTTGAAGGTGACCGAAACTATGTGTATCGTATTCTACGTTCTCTAAAAAATAGATTTGGCTCAACGGCAGAACTTGGAATCTATGAAATGCAAGGTAGTGGATTGCGACAAGTGAACAATCCTTCTGAAATATTAATTTCCAAGAACGATGAAGGATTAAGCGGAACGGCCATAGCATCTACCGTAGAAGGTATGCGGCCATTAATGATAGAAATACAAGCTTTGGTCAGCACGGCCGTTTATGGAACTCCGCAACGCTCCACCACAGGCTACAATGCCAAACGACTCAATATGCTATTGGCCGTACTTGAAAAACGAGCAGGTTTTAAACTAGGGGCCAAAGATGTATTCCTGAATATCACCGGAGGTATTTCTGTGGATGATCCCGCCATTGACCTTGCCGTAATTGCCGCTATATTATCTAGCAACGAAGATATTCCTATAGAAAAAGGTGTCTGTTTTGCCGCTGAAGTAGGTCTGGCTGGTGAGATACGTCCTGTACAACGAGTAGATCAAAGAATTTCCGAAGCTGAAAAGCTAGGCTTCACCTCTATCTATGTTTCTAAGAATAATAAAATCACTTTAAAAAACTCGAAAATAGAAGTCCACCTTGTTGCAAAAATAGAAGATATGGTTAGTACCCTTTTTGGCTAA
- a CDS encoding alpha/beta hydrolase: protein MLRKLTFFACLLCASLNAQVTQEIFESFKLQERRDVKYYFPEDYDKEKKYPLIVVLDGEYLFDQVVANAKFYHKFHGMPASIVVGVEQSKKSIRLDDCAFEPDSGLPSEKAKKFFEFLGMEIIPYLDLNYSTAPFKMIVGYDITANFSNYWLFKENSLFNAYVNISPTLAPEMETRVPARLAAFDKQIFYQLIVEAEKNKDTPRILQMNQAIKAIDKESLHYNFEQYDGADHISIATYGLGKAFDNIFGMFKPISPKEYKEQILTSEDPVFQYLENKYQSIEDLFGFKKTVDLNDIMAVYAACRKKEDTESLKPLSDLCKKEFPETMMGFYFEGEYYEQLGEPKKAFKTFEKAFAMDEIDFLTKEMALEKIDALKADFGY from the coding sequence ATGTTACGCAAACTTACTTTTTTTGCATGCCTACTATGCGCTAGTCTTAACGCACAAGTCACACAAGAAATTTTTGAATCGTTCAAACTACAAGAGCGACGCGATGTAAAATATTATTTCCCAGAAGATTACGACAAAGAAAAAAAGTACCCTCTAATTGTTGTCCTAGACGGAGAATATCTCTTTGATCAAGTTGTGGCCAACGCTAAATTTTACCATAAGTTTCATGGTATGCCCGCTAGTATTGTGGTTGGTGTAGAACAAAGTAAAAAAAGTATTCGTCTTGACGATTGCGCTTTTGAACCAGACTCTGGACTTCCTTCTGAAAAGGCAAAAAAGTTTTTTGAATTTCTAGGAATGGAAATCATACCCTACCTTGACCTTAACTATAGCACTGCGCCATTTAAAATGATTGTTGGTTATGACATAACAGCCAACTTCAGCAACTACTGGCTTTTTAAAGAAAATTCACTATTCAATGCGTATGTAAATATCTCTCCTACTTTAGCTCCAGAGATGGAAACTAGAGTACCGGCTCGTTTAGCAGCTTTTGACAAGCAAATTTTTTACCAATTGATTGTTGAGGCCGAAAAAAACAAAGACACACCTCGAATTCTTCAAATGAACCAAGCTATTAAAGCTATTGACAAAGAATCACTTCATTATAACTTCGAACAATATGATGGTGCTGACCATATTTCAATAGCCACTTACGGTTTAGGAAAAGCTTTTGATAACATTTTTGGTATGTTCAAACCCATTAGCCCAAAAGAATATAAAGAACAAATACTAACTTCAGAAGATCCTGTTTTTCAGTACTTAGAAAACAAATACCAGAGTATTGAAGATTTATTCGGATTTAAAAAAACGGTTGACCTTAACGATATCATGGCCGTTTATGCTGCATGCCGAAAAAAAGAAGATACCGAGTCTTTAAAACCGCTTTCAGACCTTTGTAAAAAGGAATTCCCTGAAACTATGATGGGCTTTTATTTTGAAGGCGAATACTATGAGCAATTAGGCGAACCTAAGAAAGCGTTCAAAACCTTTGAAAAAGCTTTCGCCATGGATGAAATAGATTTCTTGACCAAAGAAATGGCCCTAGAGAAAATTGATGCTCTGAAAGCTGATTTTGGATATTAA
- a CDS encoding lysylphosphatidylglycerol synthase transmembrane domain-containing protein, protein MNDNIKKILKTALPIVLGVFLVWYSYHKTSPEDREQILFYIKEANLLWVGLSILLGMLGHISRAVRWNFLLEPLGYKPKIINNVFILLMAYFANLGIPRTGEILRATALTSYEDVPFEKGFGTIVTERVIDVIMLLLLIGVTLILQTDSILGFLQDKGFNIKGLLLLMGAGIIGLVFFFFFIKKSSHAIAVKIKGFVKGLMEGVFSIFKMKKKWAFVLHTLFIWGCYIGMLWVIKFTVPETISLSLSELMVAFVAGSFAMTATNGGIGLYPIAVSSALTIFGISAVSGDAFGWIMWIAQTLMIVVFGAISFLVLPLFNRNR, encoded by the coding sequence TTGAACGATAACATTAAAAAGATACTAAAAACAGCACTCCCAATAGTCTTGGGAGTTTTTTTAGTTTGGTACTCCTACCACAAGACCTCGCCAGAAGACAGAGAGCAAATATTATTTTACATAAAGGAAGCAAACCTTCTTTGGGTAGGCCTATCTATTTTATTAGGCATGCTCGGGCATATCTCACGAGCCGTGCGCTGGAATTTCCTGCTAGAACCCTTAGGTTACAAGCCCAAGATCATTAATAATGTATTCATTCTTTTAATGGCCTATTTCGCAAACCTGGGTATTCCTAGAACAGGTGAAATATTAAGAGCTACGGCGCTTACCAGTTACGAAGACGTGCCCTTTGAAAAAGGATTTGGAACCATTGTAACGGAACGTGTTATTGACGTAATCATGCTACTTTTATTAATTGGGGTCACCTTAATACTTCAAACAGACAGTATTTTAGGTTTTTTACAAGATAAAGGATTCAATATTAAAGGTCTATTATTATTAATGGGGGCAGGAATTATTGGGTTGGTCTTCTTTTTCTTCTTTATTAAAAAATCATCTCACGCTATTGCCGTTAAAATCAAAGGTTTTGTTAAAGGCCTTATGGAAGGTGTTTTTAGCATCTTTAAAATGAAAAAAAAATGGGCATTTGTTCTGCATACTCTTTTCATTTGGGGCTGTTATATTGGTATGCTTTGGGTTATTAAATTCACGGTTCCCGAAACCATTAGTCTTTCCTTAAGCGAATTGATGGTTGCCTTTGTGGCAGGGTCTTTTGCCATGACTGCCACCAATGGCGGTATTGGTCTCTACCCTATTGCCGTAAGTAGTGCGTTAACCATTTTTGGGATTAGTGCTGTCTCGGGTGATGCATTTGGGTGGATTATGTGGATTGCACAAACTCTAATGATAGTCGTTTTTGGGGCAATATCTTTTCTGGTATTACCGTTATTCAACAGAAACCGATAA